From the genome of Chelonia mydas isolate rCheMyd1 chromosome 2, rCheMyd1.pri.v2, whole genome shotgun sequence, one region includes:
- the TMEM170B gene encoding transmembrane protein 170B, whose product MKAEAGDNSMINLSVQQVLSLWAHGTVLRSLTEMWYWVFLWALFSSLFVHGAVGVLMFVMLQRHRQGRLISVIVVSIGFLGSVSGAMITSAAVAGIYRVAGKNMAPLEALVFGVGQTVLTLIISFSRILATL is encoded by the exons ATGAAGGCGGAAGCGGGAGACAACTCCATGATCAACCTGTCGGTGCAGCAAGTGCTGAGTCTGTGGGCGCACGGCACCGTGCTGCGGAGCCTCACCG AGATGTGGTACTGGGTTTTCCTATGggctctcttctcctctctctttGTCCATGGTGCTGTGGGAGTGTTAATGTTTGTGATGCTGCAGAGGCATAGGCAGGGGAGACTAATCTCTGTCATTGTGGTCAGCATTGGATTTCTGGGTTCTGTATCTGGAGCAATGATAACCA GTGCAGCAGTAGCTGGAATTTACAGAGTAGCAGGGAAGAACATGGCTCCTTTGGAAGCACTGGTATTTGGAGTTGGACAGACAGTACTGACATTGATTATCTCATTTTCAAGGATTCTTGCTACACTTTGA